The Strix aluco isolate bStrAlu1 chromosome 1, bStrAlu1.hap1, whole genome shotgun sequence genome has a window encoding:
- the CREM gene encoding cAMP-responsive element modulator isoform X9, translating into MSVLLHVILHMLASLEQFMLSSGRGTAESCVQKLIMAVTGDETAATGDMPAYQIRTPTTTLPQGVVMAASPGTLHSPQQLTEEATRKRELRLMKNREAAKECRRRKKEYIKCLESRVAVLEVQNKKLIEELETLKDISSSKTD; encoded by the exons ATGTCAGTGCTCTTGCATGTAATCCTGCACATGCTTGCTAGTTTGGAACAGTTCATGCTGAGCTCTGGTAGAGGAACAGCAGAATCGTGTGTGCAGAAGCTGATCATGGCTGTAACAGGAGATGAAACAG CTGCCACTGGAGACATGCCAGCTTACCAGATTCGAACCCCCACTACTACCTTACCTCAGGGAGTGGTAATGGCAGCCTCACCAGGGACTTTGCATAGTCCTCAGCAATTGACAGAAGAGGCAACACGCAAGAGAGAGCTGAGACTTATGAAAAATAG GGAAGCTGCTAAAGAATGTCGACGTCGGAAGAAAGAGTACATAAAATGTCTGGAGAGTCGTGTTGCAGTGCTAGAAGTTCAGAACAAGAAACTTATAGAGGAGCTTGAAACCCTAAAAGACATTTCCTCTTCCAAAACAGattag
- the CREM gene encoding cAMP-responsive element modulator isoform X12, whose product MPAYQIRTPTTTLPQGVVMAASPGTLHSPQQLTEEATRKRELRLMKNREAARECRRKKKEYVKCLENRVAVLENQNKTLIEELKALKDLYCHKAE is encoded by the exons ATGCCAGCTTACCAGATTCGAACCCCCACTACTACCTTACCTCAGGGAGTGGTAATGGCAGCCTCACCAGGGACTTTGCATAGTCCTCAGCAATTGACAGAAGAGGCAACACGCAAGAGAGAGCTGAGACTTATGAAAAATAG GGAAGCTGCCAGAGAATGTCGCAGAAAGAAGAAGGAATATGTCAAATGTCTTGAAAATCGTGTGGCTGTGcttgaaaaccaaaacaagactCTCATTGAGGAACTCAAGGCCCTCAAAGATCTTTATTGTCATAAAGCAGAATAA
- the CREM gene encoding cAMP-responsive element modulator isoform X10, with protein MTNSGAPQPGATIVQYAGQSPDGTQQFFVPRSQVVVQAATGDMPAYQIRTPTTTLPQGVVMAASPGTLHSPQQLTEEATRKRELRLMKNREAARECRRKKKEYVKCLENRVAVLENQNKTLIEELKALKDLYCHKAE; from the exons ATGACAAATTCAGGAGCTCCTCAGCCAGGTGCTACCATTGTGCAATATGCAGGACAATCACCTGATGGCACACAACAGTTTTTTGTTCCCAGAAGCCAAGTTGTTGTTCAAG CTGCCACTGGAGACATGCCAGCTTACCAGATTCGAACCCCCACTACTACCTTACCTCAGGGAGTGGTAATGGCAGCCTCACCAGGGACTTTGCATAGTCCTCAGCAATTGACAGAAGAGGCAACACGCAAGAGAGAGCTGAGACTTATGAAAAATAG GGAAGCTGCCAGAGAATGTCGCAGAAAGAAGAAGGAATATGTCAAATGTCTTGAAAATCGTGTGGCTGTGcttgaaaaccaaaacaagactCTCATTGAGGAACTCAAGGCCCTCAAAGATCTTTATTGTCATAAAGCAGAATAA
- the CREM gene encoding cAMP-responsive element modulator isoform X8, translated as MSVLLHVILHMLASLEQFMLSSGRGTAESCVQKLIMAVTGDETAATGDMPAYQIRTPTTTLPQGVVMAASPGTLHSPQQLTEEATRKRELRLMKNREAARECRRKKKEYVKCLENRVAVLENQNKTLIEELKALKDLYCHKAE; from the exons ATGTCAGTGCTCTTGCATGTAATCCTGCACATGCTTGCTAGTTTGGAACAGTTCATGCTGAGCTCTGGTAGAGGAACAGCAGAATCGTGTGTGCAGAAGCTGATCATGGCTGTAACAGGAGATGAAACAG CTGCCACTGGAGACATGCCAGCTTACCAGATTCGAACCCCCACTACTACCTTACCTCAGGGAGTGGTAATGGCAGCCTCACCAGGGACTTTGCATAGTCCTCAGCAATTGACAGAAGAGGCAACACGCAAGAGAGAGCTGAGACTTATGAAAAATAG GGAAGCTGCCAGAGAATGTCGCAGAAAGAAGAAGGAATATGTCAAATGTCTTGAAAATCGTGTGGCTGTGcttgaaaaccaaaacaagactCTCATTGAGGAACTCAAGGCCCTCAAAGATCTTTATTGTCATAAAGCAGAATAA
- the CREM gene encoding cAMP-responsive element modulator isoform X11, giving the protein MLRFSQFLSASSIASGRSVNVNQFAAGTYVMLLIAAATGDMPAYQIRTPTTTLPQGVVMAASPGTLHSPQQLTEEATRKRELRLMKNREAARECRRKKKEYVKCLENRVAVLENQNKTLIEELKALKDLYCHKAE; this is encoded by the exons ATGCTGCGATTTAGTCAGTTCCTTTCTGCTTCGTCAATCGCCTCCGGCAGATCTGTAAATGTTAACCAGTTCGCAGCCGGTACCTACGTGATGCTGCTCATTGCTG CTGCCACTGGAGACATGCCAGCTTACCAGATTCGAACCCCCACTACTACCTTACCTCAGGGAGTGGTAATGGCAGCCTCACCAGGGACTTTGCATAGTCCTCAGCAATTGACAGAAGAGGCAACACGCAAGAGAGAGCTGAGACTTATGAAAAATAG GGAAGCTGCCAGAGAATGTCGCAGAAAGAAGAAGGAATATGTCAAATGTCTTGAAAATCGTGTGGCTGTGcttgaaaaccaaaacaagactCTCATTGAGGAACTCAAGGCCCTCAAAGATCTTTATTGTCATAAAGCAGAATAA